One region of Fragaria vesca subsp. vesca linkage group LG4, FraVesHawaii_1.0, whole genome shotgun sequence genomic DNA includes:
- the LOC101296276 gene encoding diacylglycerol kinase iota-like gives MESPSSSATRVTARSSMMDSFRGCSLSGIRIDKEDLKKKLLMPTYIRFAMRDSIRLKDPTAGDSRLPGSHDLVAVPSEENGGEDAVAPEMPMVVFINPKSGGRHGPMLKERLQLLMGEEQVFDLLDVKPHEFVQYGLGCLEHLAELGDKCAKECRQKIRVMVAGGDGTVGWVLGCLSELQKQGREPVPPVGVIPLGTGNDLSRSFGWGGSFPFAWKSAIKKTLYRATTGPICRLDSWNILIQMPDGTVLEPPHSLKLAEECTLDEGLEIQGQLPEKRTCYEGVFYNYFSIGMDAQVAYGFHHLRNEKPYLAQGPISNKLVYSGYSCTQGWFFTPCTSDPSLRGLRNILRIHVKKVNCSEWEQIPVPSSVRAIVALNLHNYGSGRNPWGNLKPDYLEKRGFVEAHADDGLLEIFGLKQGWHASFVMVELISAKHIAQAAAIRLEVRGGEWKNAYMQMDGEPWKQPMDEEFSTLVEIKRVPYQSPMISGD, from the exons ATGGAATCTCCGTCGTCATCGGCGACGCGCGTGACGGCGCGATCGTCGATGATGGACTCGTTCAGGGGGTGCAGCTTATCGGGGATTCGGATAGACAAGGAGGACTTGAAGAAGAAGCTGCTCATGCCCACCTACATCCGCTTCGCCATGCGTGATTCCATTCGCTTGAAGGACCCCACCGCCGGAGACAGCCGTCTGCCCGGAAGCCATGACCTCGTCGCTGTCCCTTCCGAAGAAAATGGCGGCGAGGATGCGGTTGCGCCGGAGATGCCTATGGTTGTGTTTATTAACCCCAAAAGCGGTGGCAGACATGGACCTATGCTTAAGGAGCGCCTCCAGCTTCTCATGGGCGAGGAACAG GTTTTCGACCTCTTAGATGTGAAGCCTCATGAATTTGTTCAGTATGGATTGGGTTGCCTTGAGCACTTAGCAGAACTTGGTGACAAGTGTGCAAAAGAGTGTCGGCAAAAAATCAGGGTTATG GTTGCAGGGGGTGATGGGACAGTCGGTTGGGTGCTAGGTTGTCTATCTGAGCTTCAAAAGCAGGGCAGGGAACCAGTTCCTCCAGTAGGAGTTATTCCACTTGGAACGGGAAATGATCTGTCTCGGAGTTTTGGTTGG GGTGGCTCATTCCCTTTTGCCTGGAAATCAGCCATAAAAAAAACTCTTTACAGAGCTACTACCGGTCCTATTTGCCGTTTGGATAG TTGGAATATTCTAATACAAATGCCAGATGGTACAGTTTTGGAACCACCTCATTCTTTGAAGCTTGCTGAAGAGTGCACTCTTGATGAG GGTTTGGAAATTCAAGGGCAGTTGCCTGAGAAACGGACTTGTTATGAAGGAGTGTTTTATAATTACTTTAGCATAG GGATGGACGCGCAAGTAGCTTATGGATTTCACCATCTAAGAAACGAAAAACCCTATCTTGCGCAAGGTCCAATTTCAAATAAG TTGGTTTACTCCGGTTACAGTTGCACACAAGGTTGGTTCTTCACACCTTGCACAAGTGATCCAAGTTTAAG GGGACTAAGGAATATCCTAAGGATACATGTTAAAAAGGTTAATTGTTCAGAATGGGAGCAGATTCCAGTCCCTTCAAG TGTAAGGGCAATCGTTGCTCTGAATCTTCATAACTATGGGAGCGGAAGAAATCCATGGGGAAATCTGAAGCCTGATTACTTGGAAAAG AGAGGCTTCGTGGAGGCCCATGCTGATGATGGTCTTCTAGAAATCTTTGGCCTGAAACAAGGGTGGCATGCATCTTTTGTTATGGTTGAACTCATCTCAGCCAAACATATTGCCCAG GCTGCTGCAATTCGGTTGGAAGTTAGAGGTGGGGAATGGAAAAATGCATACATGCAGATGGATGGGGAACCATGGAAGCAGCCAATGGACGAGGAGTTTTCAACACTTGTGGAAATTAAGAGGGTTCCTTATCAATCACCGATGATTAGTGGAGACTAA